One Rhizobium sp. NRK18 genomic window carries:
- a CDS encoding TonB family protein translates to MKTRMIQWGAALVLSAFVHMAFAGIFAPGPDEVLIAGSSDEGVTVLGDAFADAQMAGEASDESDTVEPTELSEADMEETDPTEEPTETAELEPAETVPPETSEVEPADTATDDVPLEATEAPRATQAELEPTETAETDSVAEVAAVQAEPQEIEAIEPVPEVVPLPRPKPPVAAKPDRPRKKDKARTRPVRQAKGSGGDADADSRQSREAQSQGRKASVAGNAAVSNYPGKVARKLRRAVRFPSGAGSGGEARVSFTVDRNGNVGSIRVARSSGSAELDRAAAEAVRRAAPFPPIPDGAGRSSWQFVVPIRFDR, encoded by the coding sequence ATGAAGACGCGCATGATCCAGTGGGGTGCGGCGCTCGTGCTGTCCGCCTTCGTGCACATGGCCTTTGCCGGCATTTTCGCGCCCGGCCCCGACGAGGTGCTGATCGCCGGATCGAGCGACGAGGGCGTGACGGTACTGGGTGACGCTTTCGCCGACGCGCAGATGGCGGGCGAGGCCTCCGACGAGTCGGACACGGTCGAGCCGACGGAACTTTCCGAGGCGGACATGGAAGAGACGGATCCGACCGAAGAGCCCACTGAGACGGCTGAGTTGGAACCGGCAGAAACGGTGCCGCCTGAGACGAGCGAAGTCGAGCCTGCCGACACTGCGACAGACGATGTCCCGCTGGAGGCCACGGAAGCACCGAGGGCCACGCAAGCCGAGCTCGAACCGACAGAGACGGCGGAAACCGATTCCGTTGCGGAAGTTGCTGCGGTCCAGGCCGAGCCGCAGGAGATCGAGGCGATCGAACCGGTGCCGGAGGTCGTTCCGCTGCCGCGTCCGAAGCCGCCCGTCGCAGCCAAGCCGGATCGTCCCCGCAAGAAGGACAAGGCACGCACGAGACCGGTGCGCCAGGCAAAGGGCTCGGGGGGTGACGCCGACGCCGACAGCCGACAATCGCGCGAGGCGCAAAGCCAGGGACGCAAGGCGAGCGTTGCCGGCAATGCGGCGGTTTCCAATTACCCGGGCAAGGTCGCCCGCAAACTGCGCCGCGCCGTCCGCTTTCCGTCCGGTGCGGGCAGCGGAGGCGAGGCGAGGGTTTCCTTCACCGTCGACCGGAACGGCAACGTCGGCTCGATCAGGGTCGCCAGAAGCTCCGGTTCCGCCGAACTGGACCGGGCTGCCGCCGAGGCGGTTCGCCGCGCAGCACCGTTTCCGCCGATCCCGGATGGCGCTGGCCGTTCAAGCTGGCAGTTCGTCGTCCCGATCCGCTTCGACCGCTGA
- a CDS encoding ExbD/TolR family protein — MISIARKRQKREVESTIALINVVFLMLIFFLIAGTLAPPIDTGLAMIETEQSSPSPPPDALAVLEDGSLRFRGQPVTAAAYVEMRLQNDDAGDGTYRLVADRRLPATRLLEVVAALQEAGAGKIELVTERAAQ, encoded by the coding sequence ATGATTTCGATAGCCCGCAAGAGACAGAAGCGCGAAGTCGAGAGCACCATCGCCCTGATCAACGTCGTCTTCCTGATGCTGATCTTCTTCCTGATCGCCGGCACGCTCGCTCCGCCGATCGATACCGGTCTGGCGATGATCGAGACGGAGCAGTCTTCGCCCTCTCCGCCGCCCGATGCGCTGGCCGTGCTCGAAGACGGCAGCCTTCGGTTTCGCGGTCAGCCGGTGACGGCCGCCGCCTATGTCGAGATGCGCCTGCAGAACGATGACGCCGGCGACGGAACATACCGGCTGGTGGCCGATAGACGGTTGCCGGCCACGCGCCTGCTGGAAGTTGTCGCTGCTCTTCAGGAGGCCGGCGCCGGGAAGATCGAACTCGTGACCGAACGGGCCGCCCAATGA
- a CDS encoding ExbD/TolR family protein, with protein sequence MRLDMPRRSRRRLSMTSLIDVIFLLLLFFMLSSTFTRFASVELAAPASAGGSGRQTADIIVKPGDEEWQINGVSVRQADIASTLEGYREKGAARALLIVDPAVASQGFVKALETLRYLQFTVTVAK encoded by the coding sequence ATGCGACTTGACATGCCGCGCCGGTCACGCCGGCGCCTGTCGATGACCTCGCTGATCGATGTCATTTTCCTGCTTCTGCTGTTCTTCATGCTGTCTTCGACCTTCACGCGCTTCGCCTCGGTCGAACTTGCGGCCCCTGCATCTGCCGGCGGCAGCGGACGCCAGACCGCCGACATCATCGTCAAGCCCGGCGACGAGGAGTGGCAGATCAACGGCGTTTCGGTCCGACAGGCCGATATAGCGTCGACGCTGGAAGGCTACCGCGAAAAGGGCGCCGCCAGGGCGCTCCTGATCGTCGATCCGGCGGTTGCCTCGCAGGGTTTCGTGAAGGCGCTGGAAACCCTCAGATATCTTCAGTTCACCGTGACGGTTGCGAAGTAG
- a CDS encoding MotA/TolQ/ExbB proton channel family protein, with the protein MNAYFSGSYDMLASFLELGGPVVVILFVTSIVAAALVGLKLVQFSMLRVGRTGRAAKAVALFKAGETDEAETLVRTGRSASASAVATAIRLSRRGDLAKSDIEEEIGRIALVRLHSLEGGFRFLDICVQLAPLLGLFGTVLGMIDAFQKLQGAGSSVDPSILAGGIWVALLTTAAGLAVAMPVSLVLTYLEARVEKERVAIETMASEILSPALRSPRDPRQQAPLRPVELRHAT; encoded by the coding sequence ATGAACGCTTATTTTTCCGGATCCTACGACATGCTCGCCTCGTTCCTGGAGCTGGGTGGGCCGGTGGTGGTCATCCTCTTTGTCACGTCGATCGTGGCCGCTGCCCTGGTGGGGCTGAAGCTCGTCCAGTTCAGCATGCTGAGGGTTGGTCGCACCGGCCGCGCCGCGAAGGCCGTCGCTCTCTTCAAAGCGGGCGAAACCGACGAGGCGGAAACGCTCGTACGGACAGGGCGAAGCGCCAGTGCCTCCGCCGTTGCCACCGCGATCCGCCTGTCGCGACGGGGTGATCTCGCCAAGTCAGACATCGAGGAAGAGATCGGCCGCATCGCGCTGGTCAGGCTGCATTCGCTGGAAGGCGGCTTCCGCTTCCTCGACATCTGCGTCCAGCTCGCCCCGCTTCTCGGCCTGTTCGGCACCGTGCTCGGTATGATCGACGCGTTCCAGAAGCTGCAGGGTGCGGGAAGCTCCGTCGATCCGTCCATCCTCGCCGGCGGCATCTGGGTGGCGCTTCTGACGACCGCCGCAGGACTTGCGGTTGCCATGCCCGTCTCGCTGGTGCTGACCTATCTGGAAGCGCGGGTGGAAAAGGAGCGGGTGGCGATCGAGACGATGGCCTCGGAAATATTGTCGCCGGCCCTGCGCTCCCCGCGCGATCCGCGCCAACAGGCACCGCTTCGCCCCGTGGAGCTGCGGCATGCGACTTGA
- the hemP gene encoding hemin uptake protein HemP: MGTSNNYDVEDRGEPADNTAPVYSSAFLFKGTGEIRIEHAGFCYRLKITRQGKLILNK, from the coding sequence ATGGGCACGAGCAACAATTACGACGTCGAGGACCGCGGCGAGCCCGCGGACAATACCGCACCCGTTTATTCAAGCGCATTTCTCTTCAAGGGCACGGGCGAGATTCGGATCGAGCATGCCGGCTTTTGCTATCGGCTGAAGATCACCCGCCAGGGCAAACTTATTCTCAACAAGTAG
- a CDS encoding hemin-degrading factor, protein MNGTLPSAEDIRKARLDNPKLRERDLAARLGISEADYVAAWTGYGVRRISTDFEALFPGLEALGEVMALTRNEFAVHEKIGVFDRYIHGRNTAMMLGEQIDMRMFARHWVHGFAVEFDTGETIKRSFQFFDASGEAVHKVHLRPASDVSAWQALADRLALPDQTIPVAATAYPRTSPVNDNAVPHETLRQRWEGMTDTHQFVGILKDLELSRLKAIESIGEDFAWQLAPDAVHAMMLAAVDDGLPIMCFVGNRGCIQIHSGPLHNVATMGPWVNVMDPTFHLHLRADKIAQTWAVRKPVDKGHVSSIEAYDTEGELIIQFFGKRIEGQDERSNWRAIVESLPRLSDTRAA, encoded by the coding sequence ATGAACGGCACATTGCCGAGCGCGGAAGACATCCGCAAAGCAAGACTGGACAATCCGAAACTCCGGGAGCGCGATCTCGCGGCACGGCTTGGCATATCCGAAGCCGACTATGTCGCCGCCTGGACCGGCTATGGCGTGCGCCGGATTTCGACGGACTTCGAAGCGCTGTTTCCCGGCCTGGAGGCCTTGGGCGAGGTCATGGCACTGACCCGCAATGAATTCGCGGTTCACGAGAAGATCGGTGTCTTCGATCGCTACATTCACGGCCGCAACACCGCCATGATGCTCGGCGAACAGATCGACATGCGGATGTTTGCCAGACATTGGGTGCATGGCTTCGCCGTCGAGTTCGATACCGGCGAAACGATAAAGCGCAGCTTCCAGTTCTTCGACGCCAGCGGCGAGGCGGTCCACAAGGTGCATCTGCGTCCGGCCAGCGATGTGAGCGCCTGGCAGGCGCTCGCCGACAGGCTGGCGCTCCCCGACCAGACCATCCCGGTCGCCGCCACCGCCTATCCGCGCACCAGCCCCGTCAACGACAATGCCGTTCCGCACGAAACACTTCGCCAGCGCTGGGAAGGCATGACCGATACCCATCAGTTCGTCGGCATCCTGAAAGACCTCGAACTGTCGCGCCTGAAGGCTATCGAGAGCATCGGCGAGGATTTCGCCTGGCAGCTGGCACCGGACGCGGTGCATGCGATGATGCTCGCCGCCGTCGACGACGGGCTGCCGATCATGTGCTTCGTCGGCAATCGCGGCTGCATCCAGATCCATTCCGGACCGCTCCACAACGTCGCGACGATGGGACCCTGGGTCAACGTGATGGACCCGACCTTCCACCTGCATCTGCGCGCCGACAAGATCGCCCAGACCTGGGCCGTGCGCAAACCGGTGGACAAGGGTCATGTCTCCTCCATCGAGGCTTACGACACCGAAGGCGAACTGATCATCCAGTTCTTCGGAAAGCGCATCGAGGGTCAGGACGAGCGGTCCAACTGGCGGGCTATCGTCGAATCTCTGCCGCGCCTTTCCGACACTCGGGCGGCATGA
- a CDS encoding hemin ABC transporter substrate-binding protein, which yields MITISRRAFVATALAGSAALAWPRLAGAASATTPSRIVSIGGSLTEIVFALGAGDRLVARDTTSTYPPEATRLPDTGYIRALSPEGVLSVNPDLILVLEGAGPPEALSVLEQAGIPLTTVPDGYDRQAIIGKVHAVGEAIGEQEKAAALASRLDADLGAAEAAADAVTERRKVLFVLSLQNGRVMAAGANSHANSIITMAGGENAMAGISGYKPVSDEAILAAAPDLILMMTGAGDHAAGDADVLAQPAIAQTPAGKAGRIIRMDGMYLLGFGPRTPDAIRDLHSALYKPASHTE from the coding sequence ATGATTACGATTTCCAGACGCGCATTTGTCGCGACTGCCCTTGCCGGTTCCGCCGCGCTGGCATGGCCCCGCCTTGCCGGCGCGGCATCTGCCACGACACCATCCCGCATCGTCTCGATCGGCGGCTCGCTGACCGAGATCGTCTTTGCGCTCGGCGCCGGCGACCGGCTTGTGGCGCGCGACACGACCTCCACCTATCCGCCGGAAGCGACCAGGCTTCCGGACACCGGCTATATCCGCGCGCTGTCACCGGAAGGCGTGCTCTCGGTCAATCCCGATCTCATCCTCGTCCTCGAGGGTGCCGGACCGCCGGAAGCCCTCTCCGTGCTGGAGCAGGCCGGCATCCCGCTGACAACGGTGCCGGACGGCTACGACCGCCAGGCCATCATCGGCAAGGTGCACGCCGTCGGCGAGGCAATCGGCGAGCAGGAGAAAGCGGCAGCGCTGGCCTCCCGGCTCGACGCCGACCTTGGCGCCGCCGAGGCTGCAGCCGACGCGGTCACAGAGCGCAGGAAGGTTCTCTTCGTCCTTTCGCTGCAGAACGGCCGGGTGATGGCGGCGGGTGCGAATTCGCATGCGAACTCGATCATCACAATGGCCGGCGGTGAAAACGCGATGGCCGGCATTTCCGGCTACAAGCCGGTGAGCGACGAGGCCATCCTCGCCGCCGCGCCAGACCTGATCCTGATGATGACCGGAGCCGGCGATCACGCGGCCGGCGACGCGGACGTACTGGCCCAACCGGCAATCGCTCAAACGCCGGCCGGCAAGGCCGGGCGCATCATCCGCATGGACGGGATGTATCTGCTCGGCTTCGGCCCACGGACACCCGATGCCATCCGCGATCTGCATAGCGCCCTATACAAACCGGCGTCACATACGGAATGA
- a CDS encoding FecCD family ABC transporter permease, with the protein MLQEVERHALRRRTGFWPSDRAARARIAIPALCIALVLACGVSLTAGASDTSALHAILALAGLSDSSISASDRIILGAIRLPRIALGALVGAALAVSGALMQGLFRNPLADPGLAGVSAGAALGAAGMIVLGGTLLAPLTALFGFSALPVAAFGGGLATTTILYLTATRRGRTSVATMLLAGIALGAFSGAATGILVYIADDKQLRDLTFWGLGSLAGSTWSKALTVGPLILACLAAAPFLGKKLNALALGEAAAGHMGVPVQRLKSASILLVSAMTGAAVAVSGGIGFVGIVVPHIIRLSVGPDHRTLLPASALLGASLLVLADAFARTIVAPAELPIGIVTATVGAPVFLWLLLKSRAVVDL; encoded by the coding sequence ATGCTTCAAGAGGTCGAGCGGCACGCCCTCCGGCGGCGGACTGGATTTTGGCCGTCCGACCGTGCCGCGCGCGCCCGAATTGCCATACCGGCACTCTGCATTGCGCTGGTGCTCGCCTGCGGCGTCTCGCTTACGGCCGGGGCATCCGACACATCGGCCCTTCACGCCATCCTGGCGCTTGCCGGCCTGTCCGATTCCAGCATATCCGCCAGCGACCGGATCATCCTCGGCGCCATCCGCCTGCCGCGGATCGCACTCGGCGCACTGGTCGGCGCGGCGCTGGCCGTCTCCGGCGCGTTGATGCAGGGGCTTTTCCGCAATCCGCTGGCCGACCCGGGGCTTGCCGGCGTGTCTGCCGGCGCGGCCCTAGGGGCGGCCGGCATGATCGTGCTCGGCGGCACGCTGCTTGCCCCTCTCACCGCCCTCTTCGGCTTCTCGGCCCTGCCGGTCGCGGCCTTCGGCGGCGGCCTTGCCACCACGACGATCCTCTACCTGACTGCAACGCGCCGGGGGCGGACATCGGTCGCAACCATGCTGCTTGCCGGCATCGCGCTCGGTGCCTTTTCCGGAGCGGCGACCGGCATCCTCGTCTACATCGCCGACGACAAGCAATTGCGCGATCTGACCTTCTGGGGGCTCGGTTCGCTGGCGGGCTCCACCTGGAGCAAGGCCTTGACGGTCGGCCCCCTGATCCTCGCTTGCCTCGCTGCCGCGCCCTTCCTCGGAAAGAAGCTCAATGCGCTTGCCCTCGGCGAGGCGGCCGCCGGCCATATGGGCGTGCCGGTTCAGCGCCTGAAGAGCGCCAGCATCCTGCTGGTCTCCGCCATGACAGGCGCGGCAGTCGCCGTCAGCGGCGGCATCGGCTTCGTCGGCATCGTCGTGCCGCACATCATCCGCCTCTCGGTCGGTCCGGACCACCGCACCCTGCTGCCGGCGTCCGCCTTGCTCGGAGCCTCGCTGCTCGTGCTTGCCGACGCCTTCGCCCGGACCATTGTCGCACCGGCGGAATTGCCGATCGGCATCGTTACGGCGACGGTCGGCGCACCCGTCTTCCTCTGGCTGCTGCTCAAGAGCCGCGCGGTGGTCGACCTGTGA
- a CDS encoding heme ABC transporter ATP-binding protein — translation MRYEARAISVRLGGRPILTELNFSASAGQITVIAGPNGSGKTTLIKALSGELAVAGDVTINGRALRALKPWQCAALRAVLPQEIHLAFPFTVDEVVSLGIAAGVHGGSAVDNRRRISQALAAVDLAGFSGRLYQELSGGERQRVQLARVLCQIWEPVAHGEPRWLLMDEPVASLDIRHQIGLMEIARSYARRGGGVIAVMHDLNLSAMFADRIQLMKGGRVAALGTPAEVFDARTLQTVFDCAIVPGIAPESGNFILPQSVA, via the coding sequence ATGCGATACGAAGCCCGGGCGATCTCGGTGAGGCTAGGCGGGCGACCAATCCTCACCGAGCTGAATTTCAGCGCGTCCGCCGGTCAGATCACCGTGATCGCCGGACCGAACGGTTCCGGCAAGACGACGCTCATCAAGGCGCTTTCCGGCGAGCTGGCGGTGGCCGGCGACGTGACCATCAATGGCCGGGCGCTGCGGGCGCTGAAGCCATGGCAGTGTGCCGCCTTGCGGGCCGTACTGCCGCAGGAAATCCATCTCGCCTTTCCGTTTACCGTAGACGAGGTTGTTTCGCTCGGCATTGCCGCCGGCGTTCACGGCGGCTCGGCGGTGGACAACCGGCGGCGCATATCGCAGGCGCTTGCCGCCGTCGATCTTGCCGGCTTTTCCGGCCGGCTCTACCAGGAACTTTCCGGTGGCGAGCGCCAGCGCGTGCAGCTGGCCCGCGTGCTCTGCCAGATCTGGGAACCGGTTGCGCATGGCGAACCGCGATGGCTCCTGATGGATGAACCGGTCGCCAGCCTCGACATCCGCCACCAGATCGGCCTCATGGAAATCGCCCGCTCCTACGCCCGGCGCGGCGGCGGCGTCATCGCCGTCATGCACGACCTCAATCTCAGCGCCATGTTCGCCGATCGCATCCAGCTGATGAAGGGCGGGCGGGTCGCGGCGCTCGGCACCCCTGCCGAAGTGTTCGATGCCAGGACACTGCAAACGGTGTTCGATTGTGCAATCGTGCCCGGCATTGCCCCCGAAAGCGGCAATTTCATCTTGCCGCAAAGCGTCGCGTGA
- a CDS encoding matrixin family metalloprotease → MLFVFGLGTVQAADNHYKLLKLDGHVVKWGDPTLGSPAHVTYAFVTAAFHDPEARNCSDIVPLKGVEKTSGLGGDELRRQAAAAAALWSSVAGITFEEVTDPAKANILIGEQGKPRGYAFANVEYRKPMLARDGKQSDDRALNIPDSRTDLRQAPGAQTVATISRSMICLNPERTWKSGFGGNASAYDIRYTFTHELGHAIGLDHYYHAGFLMYYKYTETFRAPQQGDIDGARALYGPPIATR, encoded by the coding sequence ATGCTTTTCGTATTCGGGCTTGGAACGGTTCAGGCCGCGGACAATCATTACAAGCTTCTGAAGCTTGACGGCCATGTCGTCAAATGGGGCGATCCCACTCTCGGTTCGCCCGCGCATGTGACCTACGCCTTCGTGACGGCGGCGTTTCATGATCCCGAAGCGCGAAACTGCAGCGACATCGTTCCGCTGAAGGGCGTCGAGAAGACCTCGGGCCTCGGCGGAGACGAACTTCGCCGCCAGGCGGCCGCGGCCGCTGCTCTCTGGTCCAGCGTGGCCGGCATCACCTTCGAGGAAGTCACCGATCCGGCGAAGGCGAATATCCTGATCGGCGAACAGGGAAAGCCGCGTGGTTACGCCTTTGCCAATGTCGAATATCGCAAGCCGATGCTGGCCAGAGACGGAAAGCAATCGGACGACCGCGCGCTGAACATTCCGGACAGTCGGACCGATCTGCGTCAGGCGCCCGGTGCCCAGACCGTGGCGACGATTTCCCGTTCGATGATCTGCCTCAACCCGGAGCGGACCTGGAAAAGCGGCTTCGGTGGAAACGCGTCAGCCTATGACATCCGCTACACGTTCACGCATGAACTGGGGCACGCGATCGGCCTCGACCATTACTATCACGCCGGCTTCCTGATGTACTACAAGTACACGGAAACGTTTCGCGCACCCCAGCAGGGCGACATTGACGGCGCCCGCGCCCTCTACGGACCGCCGATCGCGACCCGGTAA
- the pncB gene encoding nicotinate phosphoribosyltransferase: MMKTDIARRVYNHAWKLDPIIRSLIDTDFYKLLMLQMIWKLYPDVHATFSLINRTTSVRLADEIDEMELREQLDHARTLRLSKKELIWLAGNTFYGRSQIFEPEFLAWLSKFQLPEYELTRRDGQYQLDFHGPWMETTLWEIPALAIINELRSRAAMRSLGPFTLDVLYARAKAKMWDKVDRLKALPGLRISDFGTRRRHSFLWQRWCVEALKEGIGPAFTGTSNVLLAMDSDLEAVGTNAHELPMVAAALAETDQQLADAPYKVLKDWNTLYGGNLLIVLPDAFGTAAFLKNAPEWVADWTGFRPDSAPPIEGGEKIVAWWKKMGRDPKEKLLIFSDGLDVDAIIDTYRHFEGRVRMSFGWGTNLTNDFAGCAPDPIEGLKPISIVCKVSDANGRPAVKLSDNPQKATGEPEAVKRYLQFFGSEDRVDQEVLV, from the coding sequence ATGATGAAGACAGATATCGCCCGGCGTGTGTACAACCACGCCTGGAAGCTCGACCCGATCATCCGCAGCCTGATCGACACGGACTTCTACAAGCTCCTGATGCTGCAGATGATCTGGAAGCTTTATCCGGACGTCCATGCGACGTTTTCGCTGATCAACCGGACGACGTCCGTCCGCCTTGCCGACGAGATCGACGAAATGGAACTGCGCGAGCAGCTCGATCACGCCCGCACGTTGCGGCTGTCGAAGAAGGAGCTGATCTGGCTGGCCGGTAACACCTTCTACGGCCGCTCGCAGATCTTCGAACCGGAATTCTTGGCATGGCTGTCGAAATTCCAGCTGCCGGAATACGAGTTGACGCGCCGTGACGGCCAGTACCAGCTCGACTTCCACGGCCCTTGGATGGAAACGACGCTTTGGGAAATCCCGGCGCTGGCTATCATCAACGAGCTTCGGTCGCGCGCCGCGATGCGCTCGCTCGGTCCCTTTACGCTGGACGTGCTCTATGCCCGCGCCAAGGCGAAGATGTGGGACAAGGTCGACCGGCTGAAGGCGCTGCCGGGCCTGAGGATTTCCGATTTCGGCACCCGCCGGCGCCATTCATTCCTCTGGCAGCGGTGGTGCGTGGAAGCGTTGAAGGAAGGCATAGGTCCGGCCTTCACCGGCACCTCCAACGTGCTGCTCGCCATGGATTCCGATCTCGAAGCCGTCGGCACCAATGCGCACGAACTGCCGATGGTCGCCGCAGCCCTCGCTGAAACCGACCAGCAACTCGCCGACGCGCCGTACAAGGTGCTGAAGGACTGGAACACGCTTTACGGCGGCAACCTGCTGATCGTCCTGCCCGACGCCTTCGGAACGGCGGCCTTTCTCAAGAATGCGCCGGAATGGGTGGCCGACTGGACCGGTTTCCGTCCGGACAGCGCCCCGCCGATCGAGGGTGGTGAAAAGATCGTCGCCTGGTGGAAGAAGATGGGCCGCGACCCCAAGGAAAAGCTGCTGATCTTCTCCGACGGTCTCGACGTGGATGCGATCATCGACACCTATCGCCACTTCGAGGGCAGGGTGCGCATGAGCTTCGGCTGGGGCACGAACCTCACCAATGATTTCGCCGGCTGCGCGCCCGACCCGATCGAAGGACTGAAGCCGATTTCCATCGTCTGCAAGGTGTCCGACGCCAATGGCCGTCCGGCGGTCAAGCTTTCCGACAATCCGCAGAAGGCGACCGGCGAGCCGGAAGCCGTCAAGCGATACCTGCAGTTCTTCGGCAGCGAGGACCGGGTCGACCAGGAAGTGCTGGTCTGA
- a CDS encoding ABC transporter ATP-binding protein, translating to MTEPLLSVRDLSVAFHQGGETSLAVDRISFDIAPGEVLALVGESGSGKSVSANSILQLLPYPAASHPSGEILFSGRDLLKVSEAELRKVRGDDITMIFQEPMTSLNPLHSIEKQIGEILALHGGIVGKPARDRILELLNQVGIREPEKRLKAYPHELSGGQRQRVMIAMALANRPKLLIADEPTTALDVTVQAQILELLKDLKTTHGMSMLFITHDLGIVRKFADRVCVMTKGKIVESGPVADIFGNPQHAYTRHLLSSEPSGQPPERNDAKPVVMEAEDVKVWFPIKAGFLRKVVDNVKAVDGIDVTLRAGHTLGVVGESGSGKTTLGMALTRLISSRGRIAFVGRDIAGYSFKEMLPLRQEMQVVFQDPYGSLSPRMSVGEIIAEGLKIHERTLSADERDRRVAGVLEEVGLDPATRWRYPHEFSGGQRQRIAIARAMVLKPRFVMLDEPTSALDMSVQAQVVDLLRDLQRRHDLAYLFISHDLKVVKALANDVVVMRLGKVVEKGPAEKIFSDPEDPYTRALMAAAFDMKAVDTAAVSQ from the coding sequence ATGACCGAACCCCTTCTCTCCGTCCGCGATCTGTCCGTCGCCTTCCATCAGGGTGGCGAGACGTCGCTTGCCGTCGATCGCATATCCTTCGACATAGCCCCCGGCGAGGTTCTGGCCCTGGTCGGCGAATCCGGTTCGGGCAAGTCTGTTTCCGCCAATTCGATCCTCCAGCTCCTGCCCTATCCGGCGGCGAGCCATCCGTCGGGGGAGATCCTGTTTTCCGGCCGCGATCTCCTGAAGGTGAGCGAGGCCGAGCTGCGCAAGGTGCGCGGCGACGACATCACCATGATCTTCCAGGAGCCGATGACCTCGCTCAATCCGCTGCATTCGATCGAGAAGCAGATCGGCGAGATCCTGGCGCTGCATGGCGGCATCGTCGGCAAGCCGGCGCGCGACCGTATTCTGGAACTGTTGAACCAGGTCGGCATCCGCGAGCCGGAAAAGCGCCTGAAGGCCTATCCGCACGAGCTATCCGGCGGCCAGCGCCAGCGTGTGATGATCGCCATGGCGCTTGCCAACCGGCCCAAACTGCTGATTGCCGACGAACCGACGACGGCACTCGACGTCACCGTGCAGGCGCAGATCCTCGAACTCCTGAAGGACCTGAAGACGACGCATGGCATGTCCATGCTGTTCATTACCCACGACCTCGGCATTGTGCGCAAGTTCGCCGATCGCGTCTGCGTCATGACCAAGGGCAAGATCGTCGAAAGCGGTCCGGTCGCCGACATCTTCGGAAATCCCCAGCACGCCTACACCCGTCACCTGCTGTCGTCCGAGCCGAGCGGCCAGCCGCCCGAACGCAACGATGCCAAGCCGGTGGTCATGGAAGCGGAAGACGTCAAGGTCTGGTTCCCGATCAAGGCGGGCTTCCTGCGCAAGGTCGTCGACAATGTGAAGGCTGTGGACGGCATCGACGTGACGCTGAGGGCGGGCCACACGCTCGGCGTCGTCGGTGAATCCGGTTCCGGCAAGACGACGCTCGGCATGGCGTTGACCCGGCTCATTTCCTCGCGCGGCCGGATCGCCTTCGTCGGCCGGGACATAGCCGGCTATTCGTTCAAGGAGATGCTGCCGCTGCGCCAGGAAATGCAGGTGGTCTTCCAGGACCCCTACGGCTCGCTCAGCCCCCGTATGTCGGTGGGCGAGATCATCGCCGAAGGACTGAAGATCCATGAGCGGACGCTCAGCGCCGACGAGCGCGACCGTCGCGTTGCCGGCGTGCTCGAAGAGGTCGGCCTCGATCCGGCCACCCGCTGGCGCTATCCGCACGAATTCTCCGGCGGCCAGCGTCAGCGTATCGCGATTGCCCGCGCCATGGTGCTCAAACCGCGCTTCGTCATGCTCGACGAGCCGACCTCGGCTCTCGACATGAGCGTCCAGGCTCAGGTGGTCGATCTCCTGCGCGACCTGCAGAGGCGCCACGATCTCGCCTATCTGTTCATCAGTCACGACCTGAAGGTCGTCAAGGCGCTTGCCAATGATGTCGTCGTCATGCGGCTCGGCAAGGTTGTCGAGAAAGGGCCCGCGGAGAAGATTTTCTCCGATCCCGAAGACCCCTATACCCGGGCGCTGATGGCCGCCGCTTTCGACATGAAAGCGGTCGATACCGCTGCCGTCAGCCAGTAG